A single Dechloromonas denitrificans DNA region contains:
- a CDS encoding glycosyltransferase family 2 protein → MSIAPNVKGALKVSVITVCFNSAATLEDALHSVGEQSWPNVEHIVIDGGSTDGTLELIERFRPNLAHFSSGPDNGIYDAMNKGLAVASGEIVCFLNADDLYSHRDVLAEVANRIDRQGLDALFADVAFFHPDRPARVVRRYRSDRFRPSRLAFGWMPAHPALFIRRAIFSRIGGFRTDYRIAGDFEFVARAFGKNDLHYAHLPEVVVKMRTGGVSTSGWRSKLLLNREVLRACRENGISTNMFKILSKYPAKLLELVIQ, encoded by the coding sequence ATGTCGATTGCACCTAACGTTAAGGGGGCGCTGAAGGTAAGCGTTATTACTGTTTGCTTCAACAGTGCGGCAACGCTGGAGGATGCACTGCATTCGGTTGGCGAGCAGTCATGGCCAAATGTTGAACATATTGTGATCGATGGTGGTTCTACTGATGGAACATTGGAATTAATCGAGCGCTTCAGGCCTAACTTGGCGCATTTTTCCAGCGGACCAGACAACGGAATTTATGATGCGATGAATAAAGGTTTGGCTGTCGCATCGGGAGAAATAGTCTGTTTTCTTAATGCTGATGATTTGTACTCGCACCGGGATGTGTTGGCTGAGGTCGCTAATAGGATCGATCGTCAAGGGCTAGATGCCTTGTTTGCCGATGTGGCTTTTTTCCACCCGGATAGACCTGCTCGGGTCGTCCGCCGATATCGATCGGATCGCTTTCGACCAAGCCGTTTGGCTTTTGGCTGGATGCCGGCGCATCCAGCATTATTTATCCGGCGTGCAATATTTTCGCGTATTGGCGGGTTTCGTACTGACTATAGAATTGCCGGAGATTTCGAGTTTGTCGCACGTGCTTTTGGTAAAAACGATTTGCACTACGCGCACCTGCCCGAGGTGGTCGTTAAGATGCGAACGGGAGGTGTCAGTACTTCCGGTTGGCGCAGCAAGTTGCTTCTTAATCGGGAGGTCTTGCGTGCGTGTCGTGAAAATGGCATTTCGACCAATATGTTTAAAATTCTCTCTAAATATCCTGCAAAGCTCTTGGAATTGGTCATTCAATGA
- a CDS encoding sugar transferase codes for MKRVVDLCLALFAGFVLAVPIVTIVLVVRLTSSGPAIYWSDRIGRYNQIFKMPKFRSMRVETPALATHLLINPDAYLTPIGSFLRKSSLDELPQLWSILTGDMSFVGPRPALFNQDDLVTLRTEHGVHELLPGLTGWAQVNGRDELPIPQKVALDVEYLKRRSFWFDIRILWLTAVKVLRRDGVAH; via the coding sequence ATGAAGCGTGTTGTTGATTTATGTCTGGCTCTGTTTGCTGGTTTTGTTCTGGCTGTGCCGATAGTCACGATAGTCTTGGTGGTACGTCTGACGTCGTCTGGTCCTGCCATATATTGGTCAGATCGAATTGGGAGATACAACCAGATTTTCAAAATGCCGAAATTTCGCAGTATGCGGGTCGAGACGCCGGCATTGGCAACTCATTTGCTGATAAATCCTGATGCCTATTTGACACCGATAGGATCTTTCTTGCGTAAATCCAGCCTCGATGAGTTGCCACAGTTGTGGAGCATTCTGACCGGCGATATGAGTTTTGTCGGGCCTCGGCCAGCTTTGTTCAATCAGGACGATTTGGTTACGTTGCGAACCGAGCACGGTGTACATGAATTGCTTCCTGGTCTGACTGGTTGGGCGCAGGTTAATGGGCGAGATGAGTTGCCGATTCCCCAAAAGGTTGCGCTTGATGTGGAATATCTGAAGCGCCGATCTTTTTGGTTTGATATACGGATTCTTTGGTTGACGGCTGTCAAAGTACTCCGGCGAGACGGCGTCGCTCACTAA
- a CDS encoding NAD-dependent epimerase/dehydratase family protein: MSILVTGASGFVGSRLLRTFRSEKVACIGMIRRRGGNGCVVGDLEDVASLRQACSGIKTVFHCAGYAHAFAAFGDDAGLHWRVNYEGTRNLLLAAAEAGVKRLIFLSSVKAMADAGDICANEDFPGEPETDYGLAKRAAEEIVLEAGNRHHMHVVNLRLTMVYGAGGRGNLERMGRLVRSGLFPPLPETGNHRSLVHIDDVISAMRLVANDERAAGRTYIVAGHESPSGRALFDALRTAQGLPPCRWSLPVAILRGAAHLGSGLEVLFKRRFPFDGEVLKRLLDSAWYSAERIERDLGWQPRVPLSTGLIEMLEK, from the coding sequence ATGAGTATTTTGGTGACAGGGGCTTCAGGTTTTGTCGGCAGTCGATTATTAAGGACCTTCCGTTCTGAGAAAGTTGCCTGCATCGGTATGATCAGGAGGAGAGGGGGCAATGGTTGTGTTGTTGGTGATCTAGAAGATGTCGCATCGTTACGTCAGGCGTGTAGTGGCATCAAGACTGTGTTCCATTGCGCTGGGTATGCGCACGCATTTGCTGCGTTTGGTGACGATGCAGGACTGCACTGGCGTGTGAACTATGAAGGAACTCGGAATCTGCTTCTGGCCGCAGCCGAGGCGGGAGTAAAACGCCTCATCTTTCTTTCCTCTGTTAAAGCAATGGCTGATGCAGGAGATATCTGTGCCAACGAGGATTTTCCCGGAGAGCCCGAAACCGATTATGGTCTCGCCAAGCGTGCAGCAGAAGAAATCGTGTTGGAAGCGGGGAATCGGCATCACATGCACGTGGTTAATTTGCGTTTGACTATGGTTTATGGTGCTGGCGGGCGGGGGAATCTTGAACGTATGGGGCGGCTTGTACGATCTGGCCTTTTTCCGCCGCTTCCAGAAACAGGTAATCATCGCTCATTGGTCCATATTGACGATGTGATTTCAGCGATGCGTTTGGTTGCAAATGATGAGCGGGCAGCTGGCCGTACTTATATTGTTGCCGGTCATGAATCCCCTTCTGGGCGTGCTTTGTTTGACGCGCTACGGACAGCGCAAGGCTTGCCGCCCTGCCGCTGGTCGCTTCCTGTAGCCATTTTGAGGGGGGCGGCACATCTGGGGAGTGGCCTTGAGGTGTTATTCAAGCGGCGTTTTCCCTTTGATGGCGAGGTACTAAAACGTTTGTTGGATTCGGCTTGGTATTCAGCAGAGCGTATCGAGAGGGATCTTGGGTGGCAGCCAAGGGTTCCCTTATCTACGGGTTTGATTGAGATGCTAGAAAAATGA
- a CDS encoding nucleoside-diphosphate sugar epimerase/dehydratase, giving the protein MTKVLLSLCVFLFDLSALVFAWVGGFLLRFNFDLPANFVSVMSWGLIFLLPAHAIACRVAGLYRGIWMFASLPDLKRVLRAVGLSTAALLVFFALYRFEHQVVPRSLLVLYPMLMMLYMGGGRAAYRMWKEHRLYGGLIAQGKPVVIVGAGRGGAMLVRELERSADWRVVCLVDDDRSKWGRELSGHLVVGGIEGLPDVLATEKAAHVILAMPSAAAEARRLATNLAVESGAHVFTVPGLEDVMAGRVAISSIRPVEIEDLLGREPVWIDTQHVASMVAGKVILVTGAGGSIGSELCRQLARFGPEKLVLYEQSEFALYTLEQWFALHMPEIVLVPLAGDVKDAARLDEVFAAYLPQVVFHAAAYKHVPLMEVGNAWQAVRNNVMGTLRVAEAASRFNADRFVLISTDKAVNPTNVMGATKRLAEMVCEALHGQGCCTQFGMVRFGNVLGSTGSVIPKFQEQIARGGPVTVTHPEITRYFMSIPEAAQLVLQAAAMGLGGEIFVLDMGEPVRIVDLARKMIHLCGYSDGEIRIEYTGLRPGEKLFEELLADAEQTRRTPHPKLRIARARAVDDDFLQKLRPWLAEACQSDEMVREVLMRWVPEYHPALNLS; this is encoded by the coding sequence GTGACCAAAGTCCTCCTTTCCTTATGCGTTTTTCTGTTCGACCTCTCAGCACTCGTTTTTGCTTGGGTGGGTGGGTTTTTATTGCGCTTCAACTTTGATTTGCCGGCCAATTTTGTGTCTGTGATGAGTTGGGGCTTGATATTTTTATTGCCCGCACACGCCATTGCTTGTCGTGTTGCCGGGTTGTACCGCGGTATCTGGATGTTTGCCAGCTTGCCGGACCTGAAACGTGTTCTGCGAGCAGTCGGTTTGTCTACAGCAGCCCTGCTGGTTTTTTTTGCTTTGTACCGTTTTGAGCATCAGGTAGTACCGCGCTCCTTGCTGGTGCTTTATCCAATGTTGATGATGCTCTATATGGGTGGGGGCAGAGCTGCTTACCGGATGTGGAAGGAGCATCGCTTATATGGTGGCTTGATTGCCCAGGGTAAACCTGTGGTGATTGTTGGGGCTGGCCGGGGGGGGGCAATGTTGGTTCGAGAACTGGAGCGCAGCGCCGACTGGCGTGTTGTCTGCCTGGTTGATGATGATCGCAGTAAGTGGGGGAGAGAGCTTTCCGGGCATTTGGTGGTTGGTGGAATTGAAGGCTTGCCTGATGTCCTAGCTACCGAGAAGGCGGCTCATGTGATTTTGGCGATGCCGTCGGCAGCAGCAGAAGCGCGACGTTTGGCTACAAATTTGGCGGTTGAGTCTGGGGCGCATGTGTTCACTGTGCCGGGGCTGGAGGATGTGATGGCAGGGAGGGTTGCCATCTCATCGATTCGGCCTGTGGAGATTGAGGATCTGCTGGGTAGGGAGCCGGTGTGGATTGACACCCAGCATGTGGCGAGCATGGTGGCTGGTAAGGTAATTTTGGTAACAGGTGCGGGCGGTTCTATTGGTAGTGAGTTGTGTCGGCAGTTGGCGCGCTTTGGGCCCGAAAAACTGGTGTTGTATGAGCAGAGCGAGTTTGCCCTATACACCCTGGAGCAGTGGTTTGCATTGCATATGCCGGAGATTGTTCTGGTACCCCTGGCTGGTGATGTCAAAGATGCGGCACGCTTGGATGAGGTGTTTGCTGCTTATCTGCCGCAAGTGGTTTTTCATGCTGCCGCATACAAGCATGTGCCACTTATGGAGGTGGGAAATGCTTGGCAGGCGGTGCGTAATAACGTAATGGGCACGTTACGGGTGGCTGAGGCCGCAAGCCGTTTTAATGCGGATCGCTTTGTCTTGATTTCGACAGATAAAGCGGTGAATCCGACTAATGTAATGGGAGCAACCAAGCGGCTGGCTGAAATGGTTTGTGAGGCGCTGCATGGTCAGGGCTGTTGCACGCAATTCGGAATGGTGCGCTTCGGAAATGTCCTGGGTAGCACCGGCAGCGTCATTCCAAAATTTCAGGAACAAATTGCGCGGGGGGGGCCGGTGACTGTCACCCACCCTGAGATTACCCGTTATTTCATGTCGATTCCCGAAGCGGCACAGTTGGTGCTGCAGGCAGCAGCAATGGGGTTGGGGGGAGAGATATTTGTGCTCGACATGGGAGAGCCGGTCAGAATTGTCGATTTGGCCCGCAAGATGATTCATCTTTGCGGTTACTCGGATGGCGAAATTCGTATCGAGTACACCGGACTGAGACCGGGTGAGAAACTTTTTGAAGAATTACTGGCCGATGCCGAGCAAACTCGTCGGACCCCTCATCCGAAGTTGCGTATTGCGCGGGCGCGAGCAGTTGATGACGATTTTTTGCAAAAGTTACGCCCTTGGCTTGCTGAGGCCTGTCAAAGCGATGAAATGGTGCGTGAAGTTTTAATGCGCTGGGTTCCTGAATACCATCCGGCGCTCAACCTCTCCTGA
- a CDS encoding bifunctional 3-phosphoshikimate 1-carboxyvinyltransferase/cytidylate kinase: protein MTHEFLDLPQLTSATGIVRLPGSKSISNRVLLLAALASGQTEVRDLLVSDDTERMLEALKALGVCVSSLGSNGWLVKGCAGSFPVKQAELFLGNAGTAFRPLTAALALAGGDYVLKGVSRMHERPIGDLVDALRQLGADVAYLGNDGFPPLCLKSAMIRHGGVVQVRGDVSSQFLTGLLMALPLIGETATVEVIGELISKPYIEITLAIMARFGVLVKHDGWQRFTVAAGSRYLSPGVVYVEGDASSASYFLALGVIGGGPVRVEGVGRDSIQGDVKFADALADMGGQIEVGPNWMESRAPVGGLVGVDLDCNHIPDAAMTLAVVALFAKGSTTLRNIASWRVKETDRIAAMATELRKLGADVKEGDDFIRVTPVSLKPAAINTYDDHRIAMCFSLAAFGTPLRINDPKCVAKTFPDYFQRLSDVTTAAPVIAIDGPSASGKGTVAARVASALGFAYLDSGALYRLTALAAKRAGVDWNDESAVAAIAAELDVEFSETDILLDGGFVGDAIRTEEISSGASKVAALPAVREALLFRQRIFNKMPGLVGDGRDMGSVIFPRARLKVFLTASAEARAERRYKQLIEKGFSANLPDLLLDLQQRDARDSERSVAPLRQEADAKLLDTTSLTIEQAVNQVLIWSREALQ, encoded by the coding sequence ATGACTCACGAGTTTCTTGATCTTCCCCAATTGACGTCGGCTACTGGAATTGTTCGTTTGCCCGGTTCGAAGAGTATTTCCAACCGCGTTCTTCTGCTGGCGGCATTAGCTAGCGGCCAGACCGAAGTTCGCGACCTGCTGGTTTCCGACGATACTGAGCGGATGCTTGAGGCGCTTAAGGCGCTAGGCGTTTGCGTCAGCTCCTTGGGCAGTAATGGCTGGTTGGTTAAAGGCTGTGCCGGCAGTTTTCCGGTCAAGCAGGCTGAACTCTTTCTTGGTAACGCTGGTACGGCCTTCCGGCCGCTAACAGCTGCGTTGGCTCTGGCTGGTGGTGACTATGTATTGAAGGGGGTGTCGCGCATGCACGAGCGGCCAATTGGCGACTTGGTCGATGCATTGCGTCAGTTGGGGGCGGATGTTGCCTACCTCGGCAATGATGGTTTTCCCCCTTTGTGTCTGAAGTCGGCAATGATCAGGCATGGCGGTGTGGTTCAGGTGCGGGGCGATGTCTCCAGCCAGTTTCTGACAGGCCTGTTGATGGCGCTACCGTTGATTGGTGAAACGGCTACCGTTGAAGTGATCGGCGAGCTGATTTCAAAGCCATATATTGAAATTACGCTGGCGATCATGGCGCGTTTTGGCGTCCTTGTTAAACATGACGGCTGGCAGCGATTTACCGTGGCGGCAGGTAGCCGTTACCTTTCGCCTGGGGTGGTTTATGTAGAAGGCGATGCCTCCTCCGCTTCCTACTTCCTTGCGTTGGGAGTGATCGGTGGTGGACCGGTTCGTGTGGAAGGCGTCGGGCGCGACTCAATTCAAGGGGATGTGAAGTTTGCTGATGCGTTGGCCGATATGGGAGGGCAGATTGAGGTGGGCCCTAACTGGATGGAGTCCCGAGCGCCGGTCGGAGGTTTGGTTGGGGTCGATCTTGATTGCAACCATATTCCCGACGCAGCGATGACGCTGGCGGTCGTGGCGCTGTTTGCCAAAGGTTCGACGACATTGCGCAACATCGCTTCATGGCGGGTCAAGGAAACGGATCGTATTGCCGCGATGGCAACCGAGTTGCGAAAGCTGGGGGCGGATGTTAAGGAGGGTGATGATTTTATCCGCGTCACGCCTGTAAGCTTGAAGCCCGCGGCGATCAATACCTATGACGATCATCGCATAGCGATGTGCTTTTCGCTTGCAGCTTTCGGCACGCCGTTGCGGATCAATGACCCGAAGTGCGTGGCGAAGACCTTTCCTGACTATTTTCAGAGGCTCTCCGATGTAACCACGGCTGCACCGGTTATCGCCATTGATGGGCCTTCTGCCTCGGGTAAGGGAACCGTGGCGGCACGAGTCGCGTCGGCGCTTGGCTTTGCCTACTTGGATTCAGGTGCCTTGTATCGGTTGACTGCTCTTGCGGCAAAGCGAGCCGGGGTGGATTGGAACGACGAAAGTGCTGTGGCGGCGATTGCTGCAGAACTTGATGTCGAATTTTCGGAAACAGACATTCTCCTGGATGGTGGATTTGTTGGCGATGCCATCCGCACCGAGGAAATTTCCTCTGGCGCTTCGAAAGTGGCTGCTCTGCCAGCCGTCCGCGAAGCGCTGTTGTTCCGCCAGCGAATTTTCAACAAGATGCCCGGGCTGGTTGGCGATGGGCGTGATATGGGCTCAGTCATTTTTCCGCGGGCTCGACTTAAAGTCTTCCTGACAGCGAGTGCTGAAGCCAGGGCGGAACGCCGTTATAAGCAGTTGATCGAAAAAGGTTTCTCTGCTAATCTCCCCGACCTTCTGCTTGATCTGCAGCAGCGCGATGCCCGGGATTCCGAGCGTAGCGTGGCTCCGCTCAGGCAGGAAGCGGATGCCAAGCTGCTGGACACCACGTCGCTGACGATCGAACAGGCGGTGAATCAGGTGTTGATATGGAGCAGGGAAGCATTGCAGTAA